A stretch of DNA from Desmonostoc muscorum LEGE 12446:
TCCGCAAAAGCTATCATCTGGTAACTTCTTTCAAAACTTCCTGTTGTCAACTAGTCCTAAGATTAACTCGTTTTAAATATTTAAAACGTTAGGCTAATTTATTCTAGGCAAATCTGGAGATGGAGAAAGTAGCGACACCGGACAGCCCGTCGTAGACATCGCTCTTAAAGCGGGGCGATCGCTCTAGTAAAATCAAAAACCACCCAGATCATGTAGGTGGAGAACAAAAGAGATTGTATATCTTTTATCACTTGCCGAACAGTTTATTAAGCACATCAGCTAGACGGTAGCCTGCCAAGCTCATCCGACGTTCTGCTATTGGTTTGGCGGTAGCAGCATAATTTGGTGGTAAAAGCTTTCCATCATTTTTATCATTACTGCCAGAAAGTTTGCCATTGAGATATGCTTTTTGTTTTGCTATCCTAAAACTCTCTAATTTTGCCCAATTATTAAATTGAGTTTCTCTTAATTCTGGCAATTTACTGCGTTGATAGTCGGCTCTTATCTTAGTTGCGGTGTTGCGAACAGTTTGAAATCTTTCGCTTCCAAGAATCAGGTCATCCCAGAATTTATGCAAACTAATTGTTTGGCTATCTGGTTTAACTCTAATATAAAAACGTGTACCACCTCTATCACCTTCTGGTTCTGGATACTGGTTAGTAATTAATTTGGTGGTATGCAATGGCTGATGCACATCTCCTAATAAATGGAATAGCCAGCATATTGCAACTGCTTTTTCGCTGTTGTTGGCATTACTTTGAACAATATCAAGATTTTTTTGAAAAGCAAATATAATATTTTCTTCACCTGGAATTTCACGAGGAATTGAATTTGAAGAACTACCAGGTTGATAAGGAAAATTGATGTAGTGCCAAGTTGGGTGATCAAATGTTTGATTGCCATGGGCTTCATCTGCCCATTTTGCTGCCCACATAAACAAGTACAGGTTTTTATCTTCAGCAGAAATATTAGATTGATTCAGAGACTTCCACTGTTCCTCAAATTTAGAGTATTCGGGATGTTCTCTTAAAATCGCGGCTATTTTCTCAATTACTTGTTGATGATTTTGCTTAAGTTCACTGTAAGCGATCGCTCCTGAAACCATGTGTCCAGCCTTATTCCAAGCAAAAGCTGGGTACTGCCAAATCAAGATTGTTGATAATGCTGTCAATAAAGAAAACTTAGCGAAAGAATGTAACTTCAGCATAAAATTCTTTCTTACAAAATACAGCTAAAGTATAATCGGTGCATAGCAAGTGTACTGCTTTGTCACAAGCGATCGCTCTTTTTGACTTTGACTCTAAGAATTAGGAGGGCGTAGGCGCAGCCCGTCGTAGACATCACTCCTCAAGTGTACAACTTTGACTCTAAGAATTTGGAGGATGTCAGCGATCGCTCCTCAAGTGTGCAACTTTTCCTGACTTTTCACGGCAAGTCCTCAAGCCCCTAAAAAGCGTGGCTTTTTCCACAGACTAATTCTCAATAGCTCTTAGTTAATGAAAATAGCCAAGGGAGAAATCAGGGCTTGGGAAACCATCAAAATAACCTTTTCCACATACCGTGAAAAGTCAGGCAACTTTTCCTCTAAGAATCTTACGGAGAGCGACACCGAACAGCCCGTCGTAGACATCGCCTAGCTTGGGCAAGAAAGTGCGATCGCAATTTTTAGGTGACATTGGGAATATCCTGGCGTAGTTCCTCAAGCAAACCGATGAGTTTAGCGATTTTTTGCGAAGAGTCAAACTACTATTAGTTCGGTTTCACTCTCACATAAAATTGCGTAGCGACAAACTTAGTATCTTTCTTGGTCGGATCTGAGTTACCTACTACCTCAGTTTTACCTACAGTAATCAAACCTTGACCGAAAATTTCGCTTGTTGCTGCGTCAATTTGTTTTTGTGTTGCACCCGTTTGGCTCAAATCGATTGACGAAACTTGAGAAATATAAGGCTTATTTAGAACCAGATCAACTGTGGAGAAGCAAGGAGTTGTGATGCAACGAATGCCATTGTCTTTTAGTCCCACAAAAGTACCTTTCGCCGGGGCATTTGTCGCGGCATAGAAGGCTTCTTTTACTCTCAAATTACCAAACTCACCGAAGCCAGGAAATGTTACTGGAACGATGTTACCTCTAAGAATCACACGGCTACCATCATCATTTTGAATTTTTACTAGTTGGTAAGGTGAGACTTTCAGGGAATTCCAATCAATTGCAGACACATAGCAAATGTGAATTTTTTGGTGAAGAAGGCAGAAATACTCTTGCCAAACTTATATATCGCAGCAGTAAGGTATTTTCGTCATTGCGATGGCGTACCCGCCCGCCAGCGATCGCTTCTTTGCGGGGCATAGCCCATCGCATCTAATGCTGTAGTTCATATCATTTTTTCAACTAAGTTAAATCCAAACGATTAATTTGAGCATCAACACAAATCTTAACTTTGTAATCGCTACCGAATAATCTAAGTATTACCAATTCTTAAATATTGGCTTTTATGCTGAATCTTGTTTATCAGCAAAGGTGAGACGTGAGTTTAAAAAAACTTTTTCTTGTGGCTTTTGGACTGCTTGTAGCAATAGCGATTGGTATTTTTACAGACAATAAAGTAATTGCTCAATCTGCCACTGATTTGGCTTTAGCTTTATATCATGCTCCTATCCACTATCAAGATACAGATAGCACTAAGTATAGTGGAGACTACATCACGCGATTTGATTATGATAGCGATTGGCGAGGAACAAATAACTGGGATAACCTTTTCCAATTTCCTCTCTCCTCTCATGCTTACTATTCTGTAGCTGAAACTTGTACTCATTGGTTCATTACATATTCCTTTTACCATCCTCAAGACTGGACTGATATTCCTTTTGATCAAGAACACGAAAATGATTTAGAGGGTTTACTTACAATTGTCCGTAAGGACGGTTCAGCTTTTGGTAAATTAGAAGGCGTTGTCACTGTATTTCATAACGATTTCTACTCTTACACTCCAACTGGTAGTCCTTTACGAAATGGTGCAGAAAGTATTGATGGCACACTGACGATGAATAGTTACAGTGGTTCACTGCACCCATTAACAACTCAAGAAGCTAAAGGTCATGGACTAAAAGCTTGGCCTTATGCTGGAAACTTTAAGGGTGCAAGTAGCGAGGATGGGATTATTTATTATCCTTCCCAAACTACAGCAGAACTTCCTGCTTCGGGGAATGATCGCTCTGTGCAGTATCAATTGCTTGATGTGTTTGCTGCTAATGGAATGTGGCAACAGCAATTAAATGAAGCTTCTCTACCAACTTCTTCTGCTTTGACTTTTGCGAGTTGGGGAACTTTTAAGGGAGATTCTAGTGGTGGTTGTGGTGCTGGTGCGCCCACTTGCAGTACAAATTCTGCTAATGCCCCTTGGGGTTGGGATGATTCTAATGACGGTGCAGTATATAAAGGTGAAATGGCTTTAGATCCTGCTCACTTAACTGATGTTTATTTTGATGGACTTGGGGCTTTTGATACTACATACATCCGCAACCAATTTATTCAAGGCTTGAAAGACAGAGGATATAATTCTGCAAATCTTCCTCAAGGTTGGCCCACTCAACTCAATCTTAATTCTCTAATTGGCAAGCTCAAGAACCAATGTTCGTAACCAGAAATATAGGAATCCGGTTTGATTTTTGAAACGATTTACGTAGTCAGGGAATAGGGAATAGGGAACAGGAAAGAAGGTTTTCTAAGGTGTACTGAGTTTTTTCAGAAATCAAATATGAGTCCTATAAATTTTATGACTGACGAGATTACGAAAAAACTTAAACAAGCCTCCGATGGTTTGTTAATGCTCAGTGAATCAGAGTATCCTTTTGAATTTTTTTTGTGGTCTAATCAAGCGCAAGAACCAATGACCGCTCAAAAACTTCTCCAATTAACAGGACATCTTCAAGAAACATCAATTGAAGAAGTAGAACTAGATTATTTGTTTCGTAACTGTGCCCAAGAAAAAGAATGGCACGATGAAATACAGAAACAAAATGTGCAAAAGTATCAATTACTTATCAAAACATTAAAAGAGAATCTGACTGATATTCGGGTTTATCGAGTAGGCACGATAAGTATTGATGTCTATGTTGTTGGTAAAACTCCATCAAGAGATTTAGCTGGAATTTCTACAAAAGTTGTAGAAACCTAAGCCATAAATCATTAGCCTGTCTATAATTTACAGACAGGCTTTAAGTTTTAAATGAGCTAACTATGCTTACAAATTGTCAACTCTAGACTCAATTGTACTTTGAATAGATGTAGAAACATTAGAGAGCAAATTGTAACCAGTGTTTGTTTCGATAGAGTCAACACTAACTCTGTAGTCTCTCCAATTTGCATTTCTAACACCTTGTGTATTAGGTATGTTTACACCGATTACTCTTGTGCTAGTAGTGACGCTACTAGCTCCAGAATTTGGTCTATTTAAGACTACAATAACCTTCCAAGTTCTGGAGGGAACAGTAACGTTACCATTAGCGATTGTAGTTCTTGTTCCATTTGACCCTGTGCCACCAGTGCCATAAGAACCCGAAATAATGTAGAGTTCTTTACCTTGATTAACCACTAAATCTCTACAATAATTTTCTAAATTCGCCCATACTCCCTGATTATTGTCAGGTGCTTGGGGTATCATATTTGTCATGAGAAAAGTAGCCGAGTTATTAGCAATCGTATTTGTTCTATCTGCCGAGGGAGCCATGTGTCCACGGTCAAAACCACTGCCTGTATAGTCAGACGAACTTACTCGATAGCAGCCTGAAGGTAGTGTAGTATCGGGACGAAAATCATCTTGGCGAGGTGCGCTTCCTAACCATGATGGGTTTAACTGCCAACTTACCCAATTTGGTGTCCCTCTATAGCAGTTATAAGAAACCGCATATTGAGATTTGCTTAATAAAAGATTACTGTAACTACTCCCAGCATTACTGGGATTACCCATCGTTAAATGAACGCTTGAGGTTTGGGCTGTTAGTGGCTTTTGTAGATAATTAAGCAGAGTGAAAGATATTGCCGCTGGCACAGCAATAGGTAGAATAGCCCTGAAAAACTGAGACTTATTCATTTGTTATTATTTAAACAAACTACAATTGTTTCTGTTGAAGTTACAGAAATTCAGCAAAACTTTTAGCAATCACAATGTAGCTGTGGTTGTATAAAAAGAGGTTAAAAAGCTGTGAATATTGGATTAACATTTAGTAATCATTGAGGTGATTATCTGAAATTCAAATAACAAAAAATATCAAAAACTTATATATATTATTTAAGCAATAGGTGCGGCGATCGCTGTTTCTCGTTTAGGTACTGATGGCAATTGGTCAATATCTCCCACCAACAGGAGTTGGGCATTGTCTGCCACAGCTTGAACCAAAGAATACGCTAGAAACAAGTCGAGCATACTTGCTTCGTCTACAATAATTGCACTATTGGGTAACGGATTAGTGCGATCGCGTTTAAAACTTCGCGTCTTGGGGTCGAATTCCAGTAGGCGATGAATGGTCTTAGCTTCTAGTCTTGTCATCTCACTTAATCTTTGGGCTGCCCGTCCAGTTGGTGCAGCGAGTGCAATTGATTTACCCATTGCCTTCCACAAACTGACTATGGTGCTAGTGCAGAATGTTTTACCGACACCAGGGCCACCTGTAATGACGGTGAATCGAGAGTAAGCAGCCGTCTCTACTGCTTGTTGCTGTTCGGGTGATAGTGAAACTTGGCGGCTACTACTAAAACGCTCCAACCAAGCGCGGACGCGAGGAATATCAGGACTGATGGGGTAGGAAAGGCGATCGCGTACCAATTGGGCTAAGTTTTGTTCGGTGTAGAAGTAAGTAGGCTTGTAACAATTGAGCGTTTTATCAGCATCGCGTTCTCTAATTAGCTCATCTTTCAAAGCCATATCTTTGATAGCCTGAGCGATGGCATCTTCTGTTGGTTGATGCTCCTGGGTAGTGAGCAGTTTAATCACGTTCTCAATCAGTTCGCTCTGTGGCAAGTAGCAATGTCCATCTTCTGCTGCTGTACTCAACACATGGGTCATCCCTGCACGGTAGCGAAACTCGGAATCTGCGGGAACTCCCAAATTACGGGCAATCTTATCAGCAGTTAAAAAACCGATGCCGTAAATGTCAGTTGCCAACTGGTAGGGGTTTTCGGTGACGGTGGCGATCGCTTTGTCTTGGTATTGCTTGTAGATTTTTACTGCATAGGTAGTAGACTGGAGTTTAGACTAAGCAACAAGAAACGACCCAGCAACGCTGAGTTGAAAAGAAACAGGCTTCAGAGATGAAAATCTAGGGTACTAAGCAGATTCTGGATGCTTTTTGCGAGGCTTAGTTGTAGTTTTTTTGACTATCGGATAGCGAATTCTACGTTGTCGTGGTTTTCCTGGTTTCCAGCCTGGAGACTTTCCGCGAGGTTTAGGCGAACGGGCAGGAGTACCAATCACCGCAAAAATACTCCCCATCGCTTGAGCAACTCTCCCAGGAGTCAAATTGTCTAATGATTTTTGCCAAGGTAAAGGGTTATCAGCAACGATATCACGAGCCAACCACAATTCCCAAGTCATCAGAGGCATGAGGTCACTCCAATGCTCAGATTGCTTGGGACTACTCAACTTAGGCAATGTCCAGTGCAAGCGTTGCTTCAAAAAACGATACCAGTGGTCAACAGTAAAACGTCGGAGGTAGAGTTGCCAAACTTGAGATAGTGGAAGCATTTCCTCTCCTACCCAAGCCAACCACAAAGGTTTTGATATACGTAGGTTGCCTTCTGCATCTAGACGCTCAACTCGAATCAGCGACATTGGGCGTGTCGCCGTTTGACGAAAGTGTAAATTTTTCCACAAGCTCACCTTCACCCGTCCCAGTTTAGGATGGTTGACTTCTATACTCTCATTGGCTTCACTCCATGTAGAAGGATCATTGAGTTTAAATTTATCACCATGTTTCCTGGGTCGCCCTTTACCAGAATATGGTGGTGGTGCGCCCCATAAACAAAGATTTGAACGCAAACGTACCAGAATGTCCGCTTTGATATTAGTCGTCTTCAACACAAAAGGGGCGCAGCCATACTCACTATCCCAAACTGTAATTGGTCTAGTTGGTAAATGTTCACACACTTGCTGTAATTGCCACGTTGCCTTTTGTATCGGATTTTCCCAACTGGTAATTCGCTCATGCCTCAACGGTAACGCCCAACTGCCAGAATCCTCTGGTATCCAAGCAATGGTACTATATCCCTGACCAACGGTAATTGGTTTGTTTCCGGTTATGGTAACACTGGTGTGTTCAATTGTCCTCTCAATAAGAGTTACCGCATCCGGGCGCGACCAGGCAGTGTGGTCGCCTGCCAACAACGGACGACCCTGTTGTGGCATCTGTTTGATGTATAACTGCATCAATTTTTGTCGCTGTGGTCTGCTATCTTGTAACGCTTCATAAATACTTGGCCACTTTCTTCTAAATACTGGCGATAGCGATAAATCTGCCAAACTGTAGGCATTCCGCGTCAGTAATATTGCATCCATCAGTTCAAAAGTTGCATCATGCGCTCTACCTAAATAGCTGTACGCTGCTTGACGAAATTCTTTTAGTAAGGCACTTTTCATATTGGCAGATGAGAATTAGTGGTTCAAATCTCATCTTCCACTGAAGGGCGTCTGTGTTAACCACAGACTGCCCTTCCCAAAATTTTATACCAACAACACATCTTTTATCGAGTTAACGATCGCTCTTCTTGATAGTCTCAACTCCAGAAGTTAAAATGTATACCAAAAAAACACGCACACTTTTTTAGCGATCGCCTGCTTTTAGTCTAAACTCCAGTAGTAGAGACACCGTGACTTTGTAGAAATACCATCACTTCCTTGATGGCTTTTTGGGTTTCCCAAGCGTTTTTGATTAACTTGATGCGTTTTTTGGCGATGCCGTTAACCTCTTGCAAGCGCTCAATTTGGTTTTCAATAATATCTAGAGTCTCTATCCCAAAATGAGCAACAATCCGTTTAGCAGTCACAGACCCCACACCTTTAATTAGACCGCTACCTAAATACTTCTCAATTCCTGTGAGAGTTGCAGGTTTGGTTTCTTTGTAGTTAACAACTTGAAACTGCAAACCATACTGGGGATGTTCGCGCCAAAACCCAGTTAGTTGCA
This window harbors:
- a CDS encoding S1/P1 nuclease; this translates as MLKLHSFAKFSLLTALSTILIWQYPAFAWNKAGHMVSGAIAYSELKQNHQQVIEKIAAILREHPEYSKFEEQWKSLNQSNISAEDKNLYLFMWAAKWADEAHGNQTFDHPTWHYINFPYQPGSSSNSIPREIPGEENIIFAFQKNLDIVQSNANNSEKAVAICWLFHLLGDVHQPLHTTKLITNQYPEPEGDRGGTRFYIRVKPDSQTISLHKFWDDLILGSERFQTVRNTATKIRADYQRSKLPELRETQFNNWAKLESFRIAKQKAYLNGKLSGSNDKNDGKLLPPNYAATAKPIAERRMSLAGYRLADVLNKLFGK
- a CDS encoding DUF6748 domain-containing protein; this encodes MSAIDWNSLKVSPYQLVKIQNDDGSRVILRGNIVPVTFPGFGEFGNLRVKEAFYAATNAPAKGTFVGLKDNGIRCITTPCFSTVDLVLNKPYISQVSSIDLSQTGATQKQIDAATSEIFGQGLITVGKTEVVGNSDPTKKDTKFVATQFYVRVKPN
- a CDS encoding nuclease A inhibitor family protein, encoding MTDEITKKLKQASDGLLMLSESEYPFEFFLWSNQAQEPMTAQKLLQLTGHLQETSIEEVELDYLFRNCAQEKEWHDEIQKQNVQKYQLLIKTLKENLTDIRVYRVGTISIDVYVVGKTPSRDLAGISTKVVET
- a CDS encoding DNA/RNA non-specific endonuclease, whose amino-acid sequence is MNKSQFFRAILPIAVPAAISFTLLNYLQKPLTAQTSSVHLTMGNPSNAGSSYSNLLLSKSQYAVSYNCYRGTPNWVSWQLNPSWLGSAPRQDDFRPDTTLPSGCYRVSSSDYTGSGFDRGHMAPSADRTNTIANNSATFLMTNMIPQAPDNNQGVWANLENYCRDLVVNQGKELYIISGSYGTGGTGSNGTRTTIANGNVTVPSRTWKVIVVLNRPNSGASSVTTSTRVIGVNIPNTQGVRNANWRDYRVSVDSIETNTGYNLLSNVSTSIQSTIESRVDNL
- a CDS encoding NF041680 family putative transposase, which encodes MKSALLKEFRQAAYSYLGRAHDATFELMDAILLTRNAYSLADLSLSPVFRRKWPSIYEALQDSRPQRQKLMQLYIKQMPQQGRPLLAGDHTAWSRPDAVTLIERTIEHTSVTITGNKPITVGQGYSTIAWIPEDSGSWALPLRHERITSWENPIQKATWQLQQVCEHLPTRPITVWDSEYGCAPFVLKTTNIKADILVRLRSNLCLWGAPPPYSGKGRPRKHGDKFKLNDPSTWSEANESIEVNHPKLGRVKVSLWKNLHFRQTATRPMSLIRVERLDAEGNLRISKPLWLAWVGEEMLPLSQVWQLYLRRFTVDHWYRFLKQRLHWTLPKLSSPKQSEHWSDLMPLMTWELWLARDIVADNPLPWQKSLDNLTPGRVAQAMGSIFAVIGTPARSPKPRGKSPGWKPGKPRQRRIRYPIVKKTTTKPRKKHPESA